One Microcebus murinus isolate Inina chromosome 7, M.murinus_Inina_mat1.0, whole genome shotgun sequence genomic region harbors:
- the LOC105885239 gene encoding tetraspanin-6-like encodes MASPSWRLHTKPVITCFQRVLVIYTLIFWIAGVVLLAAGIWGKASLENYFSLLNEKATNVPFLLIGPGTVVILLGTFGCFATCRASAWMLKLYAMFPTLIFLVQVVSAMLGFVFRHEIKNTFKNNYENALKHYNSMGDYRSNAVDKIQNTFHCCSITDYKDWTDTDYYSEKEFPKNCCKLQDCSPQRDADQVNNEGCIKKVLTILESKIGIVARISFGIACCQLFGIYQPYCLSCAITNNQYEIA; translated from the exons ATGGCGTCCCCGTCCTGGAGACTACATACTAAACCAGTCATTACTTGTTTCCAGAGGGTCCTCGTGATCTACACTCTCATCTTCTGGATTGCTGGCGTTGTCCTCCTTGCCGCTGGCATTTGGGGCAAGGCTAGCCTGgagaattatttttcccttttaaatgaGAAGGCCACCAATGTCCCTTTTTTGCTGATTGGCCCTGGCACTGTTGTTATTCTTTTGGGCACCTTTGGTTGTTTTGCTACCTGCCGGGCTTCTGCATGGATGCTAAAACTGTATGCAATGTTTCCGACTCTCATTTTTTTGGTCCAAGTGGTCTCTGCCATGTTAGGATTTGTTTTCAGACATGAGATTAAGAACACCTTTAAGAATAattatgag AATGCTTTGAAGCATTATAACTCTATGGGAGATTATAGAAGCAATGCAGTAGACAAGATCCAAAATACGTTCCATTGTTGTAGTATCACCGATTATAAAGATTGGACGGATACTGATTATtattcagaaaaagaatttcCCAAGAATTGCTGTAAACTTCAAGATTGTTCTCCACAGAGAGATGCAGATCAAGTAAACAATGAAGGTTGTATTAAAAAGGTGCTGACCATTTTAGAGTCAAAAATAGGAATTGTTGCCAGAATTTCCTTTGGAATTGCTTGCTGCCAGCTGTTTGGAATCTATCAACCCTACTGCCTCTCTTGTGCCATAACTAATAACCAGTATGAGATAGCGTAA